The following are encoded together in the Sparus aurata chromosome 1, fSpaAur1.1, whole genome shotgun sequence genome:
- the LOC115582996 gene encoding calpain-2 catalytic subunit-like isoform X1: protein MSGVASTLAKKRALAAGFGTNANATRYLNQDFKTLRAQCSSAGKLFCDPTFPAAPEALGFNELGRSSYKVRGVTWKRPTELVSNPEFILGGATRTDICQGALGDCWLLAAIASLTLNEYVMARVVPTDQGFGDDYAGIFHFQFWQFGEWVDVVIDDRLPVKDGELMFVHSAEGREFWSALLEKAYAKVNGCYEALSGGSTTEGFEDFTGGIAENYDLQRPPANLFQIIKKALEAGALLGCSIDITSAADSEAVTRQKLVKGHAYSLTGAVEVNFRGRNERLVRMRNPWGQVEWTGAWSDGSSEWSQVQGDCPHANAEDGEFWMSFSDFCRHYNRVELCTLTPDTIEDDSVKHWSVSKFDGSWRRGSTAGGCRNHPYTFWMNPQFVIKLDEEDDDPDDGEVGCSFVVGLIQKNRRKLRKQGEDMHTVGFAIYEVPKEFQGQREVHLDKNYFLTHAQTAKSETFINLREVCSRFKLPPGEYLIVPSTFEPHLNGDFCIRVFSEKQTETQPCDDPVQAELDDETVSDEDVDAGFRGLFSKLAGDDMEISAVELRTIMNKIVSKRTDIKTDGFSLETCRVMVNLMDDSGNGKLGLGEFATLWKKVQRYLSIYKKNDSDNSGTMSTPEMRVAFKDAGFSLNNTIYQLLVARYSDPDMTIDFDNFVGCLMRLEMMFRIFKKLDAQDSGSIELDFNQWLNFAMI from the exons ATGTCCGGCGTGGCCTCCACCCTGGCCAAGAAGCGGGCCCTGGCTGCGGGCTTCGGCACCAACGCCAATGCGACGCGGTACCTGAACCAGGACTTCAAGACCCTGCGGGCTCAGTGTAGTTCCGCCGGGAAGCTGTTCTGCGACCCGACCTTCCCCGCCGCGCCCGAAGCGCTGGGCTTCAACGAGCTGGGCCGGAGCTCCTACAAGGTCCGCGGAGTCACCTGGAAGAGACCCACG GAACTGGTCTCTAATCCTGAGTTCATCTTGGGCGGAGCCACCAGGACCGACATCTGCCAGGGAGCTCTAG GTGACTGCTGGCTGTTGGCGGCCATCGCCTCGCTGACCCTTAACGAGTATGTGATGGCCAGAGTCGTTCCCACTGACCAGGGCTTCGGTGACGACTACGCCGGCATCTTCCACTTCCAG TTCTGGCAGTTTGGTGAGTGGGTGGACGTGGTGATCGACGACCGCCTGCCGGTCAAAGATGGAGAGCTGATGTTCGTCCACTCGGCGGAGGGGAGGGAGTTCTGGAGCGCTCTGCTGGAGAAAGCCTACGCCAA AGTGAACGGCTGCTATGAAGCGCTGTCTGGCGGTTCCACCACTgaaggatttgaagatttcacCGGTGGCATCGCTGAGAACTACGACCTCCAACGTCCCCCCGCCAACCTGTTCCAGATCATCAAGAAGGCCCTGGAGGCTGGAGCGCTGCTGGGCTGCTCCATCGAC ATCACCAGCGCCGCAGACTCGGAGGCCGTCACCCGTCAGAAGCTGGTGAAAGGCCACGCCTACTCACTGACGGGAGCTGTGGAG GTGAACTTCCGTGGCCGGAATGAGCGGCTGGTGAGGATGAGGAACCCGTGGGGTCAGGTGGAGTGGACCGGAGCGTGGAGCGACGG ATCGTCTGAGTGGAGCCAGGTGCAGGGAGACTGTCCACATGCCAACGCAGAGGACGGAGAGTTCTG GATGTCCTTCAGCGACTTCTGCCGTCACTATAATCGTGTTGAGTTGTGCACTCTGACCCCCGACACCATCGAAGATGACTCTGTGAAACACTGGAGCGTCAGCAAGTTCGATGGCTCCTGGAGGAGAGGATCCACCGCTGGAGGCTGCAGGAACCACCCCT ACACGTTCTGGATGAATCCTCAGTTTGTGATCAAGctggatgaggaggatgatgacCCCGATGATGGCGAAGTGGGCTGCAGCTTTGTGGTCGGTCTGATCCAGAAGAACCGCAGAAAGCTccggaaacaaggagaggacaTGCACACCGTTGGGTTTGCCATCTATGAG GTTCCAAAGGAG TTTCAAGGCCAGAGGGAGGTGCATCTGGACAAGAACTACTTCCTGACCCACGCTCAGACGGCAAAGTCCGAAACCTTCATCAACCTGCGTGAGGTTTGCTCTCGCTTCAAGCTGCCCCCGGGAGAGTACCTGATCGTCCCGTCCACCTTCGAACCGCATCTCAACGGAGACTTCTGCATCCGTGTGTTCTCTGAGAAGCAGACTGAGACCCA GCCCTGTGACGACCCGGTCCAGGCTGAACTAGATGAT GAGACGGTGTCTGATGAGGACGTGGACGCAGGGTTCAGAGGACTCTTCTCGAAACTCGCTGGAGAC GACATGGAGATCTCAGCGGTGGAGCTCAGGACCATCATGAACAAGATCGTCTCCAAAC GAACTGACATCAAAACTGACGGCTTCAGCCTGGAGACCTGCAGGGTCATGGTCAACCTGATGGAT GACAGCGGGAACGGGAAGCTCGGCCTTGGAGAGTTCGCCACCTTGTGGAAGAAGGTGCAGAGATACCTG TCCATCTATAAGAAGAACGACTCGGACAACTCGGGGACGATGAGCACGCCGGAGATGAGAGTCGCCTTTAAAGACGCAG GTTTCAGCCTCAACAACACCATCTACCAGCTGCTGGTGGCTCGATACTCCGACCCAGACATGACCATCGACTTCGACAACTTCGTGGGCTGTCTGATGAGGCTGGAGATGATGTTCA GGATCTTCAAGAAGCTCGACGCTCAGGACAGCGGCTCCATCGAGCTCGACTTCAACCAG tGGTTAAACTTCGCCATGATCTGA
- the LOC115582996 gene encoding calpain-2 catalytic subunit-like isoform X2, with the protein MSGVASTLAKKRALAAGFGTNANATRYLNQDFKTLRAQCSSAGKLFCDPTFPAAPEALGFNELGRSSYKVRGVTWKRPTELVSNPEFILGGATRTDICQGALGDCWLLAAIASLTLNEYVMARVVPTDQGFGDDYAGIFHFQFWQFGEWVDVVIDDRLPVKDGELMFVHSAEGREFWSALLEKAYAKVNGCYEALSGGSTTEGFEDFTGGIAENYDLQRPPANLFQIIKKALEAGALLGCSIDITSAADSEAVTRQKLVKGHAYSLTGAVEVNFRGRNERLVRMRNPWGQVEWTGAWSDGSSEWSQVQGDCPHANAEDGEFWMSFSDFCRHYNRVELCTLTPDTIEDDSVKHWSVSKFDGSWRRGSTAGGCRNHPYTFWMNPQFVIKLDEEDDDPDDGEVGCSFVVGLIQKNRRKLRKQGEDMHTVGFAIYEVPKEFQGQREVHLDKNYFLTHAQTAKSETFINLREVCSRFKLPPGEYLIVPSTFEPHLNGDFCIRVFSEKQTETQPCDDPVQAELDDETVSDEDVDAGFRGLFSKLAGDDMEISAVELRTIMNKIVSKRTDIKTDGFSLETCRVMVNLMDDSGNGKLGLGEFATLWKKVQRYLSIYKKNDSDNSGTMSTPEMRVAFKDAD; encoded by the exons ATGTCCGGCGTGGCCTCCACCCTGGCCAAGAAGCGGGCCCTGGCTGCGGGCTTCGGCACCAACGCCAATGCGACGCGGTACCTGAACCAGGACTTCAAGACCCTGCGGGCTCAGTGTAGTTCCGCCGGGAAGCTGTTCTGCGACCCGACCTTCCCCGCCGCGCCCGAAGCGCTGGGCTTCAACGAGCTGGGCCGGAGCTCCTACAAGGTCCGCGGAGTCACCTGGAAGAGACCCACG GAACTGGTCTCTAATCCTGAGTTCATCTTGGGCGGAGCCACCAGGACCGACATCTGCCAGGGAGCTCTAG GTGACTGCTGGCTGTTGGCGGCCATCGCCTCGCTGACCCTTAACGAGTATGTGATGGCCAGAGTCGTTCCCACTGACCAGGGCTTCGGTGACGACTACGCCGGCATCTTCCACTTCCAG TTCTGGCAGTTTGGTGAGTGGGTGGACGTGGTGATCGACGACCGCCTGCCGGTCAAAGATGGAGAGCTGATGTTCGTCCACTCGGCGGAGGGGAGGGAGTTCTGGAGCGCTCTGCTGGAGAAAGCCTACGCCAA AGTGAACGGCTGCTATGAAGCGCTGTCTGGCGGTTCCACCACTgaaggatttgaagatttcacCGGTGGCATCGCTGAGAACTACGACCTCCAACGTCCCCCCGCCAACCTGTTCCAGATCATCAAGAAGGCCCTGGAGGCTGGAGCGCTGCTGGGCTGCTCCATCGAC ATCACCAGCGCCGCAGACTCGGAGGCCGTCACCCGTCAGAAGCTGGTGAAAGGCCACGCCTACTCACTGACGGGAGCTGTGGAG GTGAACTTCCGTGGCCGGAATGAGCGGCTGGTGAGGATGAGGAACCCGTGGGGTCAGGTGGAGTGGACCGGAGCGTGGAGCGACGG ATCGTCTGAGTGGAGCCAGGTGCAGGGAGACTGTCCACATGCCAACGCAGAGGACGGAGAGTTCTG GATGTCCTTCAGCGACTTCTGCCGTCACTATAATCGTGTTGAGTTGTGCACTCTGACCCCCGACACCATCGAAGATGACTCTGTGAAACACTGGAGCGTCAGCAAGTTCGATGGCTCCTGGAGGAGAGGATCCACCGCTGGAGGCTGCAGGAACCACCCCT ACACGTTCTGGATGAATCCTCAGTTTGTGATCAAGctggatgaggaggatgatgacCCCGATGATGGCGAAGTGGGCTGCAGCTTTGTGGTCGGTCTGATCCAGAAGAACCGCAGAAAGCTccggaaacaaggagaggacaTGCACACCGTTGGGTTTGCCATCTATGAG GTTCCAAAGGAG TTTCAAGGCCAGAGGGAGGTGCATCTGGACAAGAACTACTTCCTGACCCACGCTCAGACGGCAAAGTCCGAAACCTTCATCAACCTGCGTGAGGTTTGCTCTCGCTTCAAGCTGCCCCCGGGAGAGTACCTGATCGTCCCGTCCACCTTCGAACCGCATCTCAACGGAGACTTCTGCATCCGTGTGTTCTCTGAGAAGCAGACTGAGACCCA GCCCTGTGACGACCCGGTCCAGGCTGAACTAGATGAT GAGACGGTGTCTGATGAGGACGTGGACGCAGGGTTCAGAGGACTCTTCTCGAAACTCGCTGGAGAC GACATGGAGATCTCAGCGGTGGAGCTCAGGACCATCATGAACAAGATCGTCTCCAAAC GAACTGACATCAAAACTGACGGCTTCAGCCTGGAGACCTGCAGGGTCATGGTCAACCTGATGGAT GACAGCGGGAACGGGAAGCTCGGCCTTGGAGAGTTCGCCACCTTGTGGAAGAAGGTGCAGAGATACCTG TCCATCTATAAGAAGAACGACTCGGACAACTCGGGGACGATGAGCACGCCGGAGATGAGAGTCGCCTTTAAAGACGCAG ACTGA